One region of Planifilum fulgidum genomic DNA includes:
- a CDS encoding ATP-dependent Clp protease ATP-binding subunit: protein MMFGRFTERAQKVLALAQEEAVRLGHSNIGTEHILLGLVREGEGIAAKALIGLGLGLEKIQKEVESLIGRGQGHPINIAYTPRAKKVIELSMDEARKLGHTYVGTEHILLGLIREGEGVAARVLNNLGVSLNKARQQVLQLLGSSEAISPHQGGSAANTPTLDSLARDLTAAAREGKLDPVIGRSKEIERVIQVLSRRTKNNPVLIGEPGVGKTAIAEGLAQRIVDGEIPETLRGKRVMTLDMGTVVAGTKYRGEFEDRLKKIMDEIRQAGNIILFIDELHTLIGAGGAEGAIDASNILKPALARGELQCVGATTLDEYRKYIEKDAALERRFQPIVVDEPTPEEAILILKGLRDRYEAHHRVKITDEAIIQAVRLSDRYITDRYLPDKAIDLIDEAASKVRLRSYTVPPELKELEQKLEAIKKEKDAAVQSQEFEKAASLRDKEQKLREELEITRNRWKEDQGKTDSEVTTEDIAEVVASWTGIPVRKLAEEESERLLKMEEILHQRVIGQEEAVKAVARAIRRARAGLKDPKRPIGSFIFLGPTGVGKTELARALAEALFGDEDAMIRIDMSEYMEKHSTARLVGAPPGYVGYDEGGQLTEKVRRKPYSVVLFDEVEKAHPEVFNILLQVLEDGRLTDGKGRTVDFRNTVIIMTSNVGASTIRKNSRLGFTAGDDTDYENMKENVLQELKRTFRPEFLNRIDDVIVFHPLEEVHLQQIVSLMAEELRKRLKEQDIDFILTEEAKKHLAKEGYDPTYGARPLRRVIQKHIEDRLSEALLSGTIKRGDTVRIDVKDGKLVVEGNELSPSRQ from the coding sequence ATGATGTTTGGCCGGTTTACCGAACGGGCGCAAAAAGTGCTGGCCCTGGCCCAGGAGGAAGCGGTCCGGCTGGGACACAGCAACATCGGAACGGAGCACATTTTGCTGGGACTTGTCCGGGAGGGAGAGGGCATCGCGGCGAAGGCCCTGATCGGATTGGGACTGGGTCTGGAGAAGATCCAGAAGGAAGTGGAATCCCTGATCGGCCGCGGGCAGGGACATCCCATCAACATCGCCTACACCCCCCGGGCCAAAAAAGTGATCGAATTGTCGATGGATGAGGCGCGCAAGCTGGGGCACACCTACGTGGGCACCGAGCACATCCTGCTCGGGTTGATCCGGGAAGGTGAAGGGGTGGCGGCCCGGGTCCTGAACAACCTGGGCGTCAGTCTCAACAAAGCGCGGCAGCAGGTGCTGCAGCTTTTGGGCAGCAGCGAGGCGATCTCGCCCCATCAAGGCGGCAGCGCCGCCAACACCCCCACCCTGGACAGCCTCGCGCGGGATTTGACGGCGGCCGCCCGGGAAGGGAAACTGGATCCGGTGATCGGCCGGAGCAAGGAGATCGAGCGGGTGATCCAGGTCCTTTCCCGCCGGACCAAAAACAATCCCGTCCTGATCGGGGAACCGGGGGTCGGGAAGACGGCCATCGCCGAGGGCCTGGCCCAGCGGATCGTCGACGGGGAGATTCCCGAAACCCTTCGGGGCAAACGGGTGATGACCCTCGATATGGGAACCGTGGTGGCGGGGACCAAGTACCGCGGGGAATTTGAGGACCGCCTGAAAAAGATCATGGATGAGATCCGCCAGGCGGGCAACATCATCCTGTTCATCGACGAGCTGCACACGCTGATCGGGGCCGGTGGAGCCGAGGGGGCCATCGACGCCTCCAACATCCTGAAGCCGGCTCTGGCCCGGGGCGAGCTGCAGTGCGTGGGCGCCACCACCCTGGATGAATACCGGAAATACATCGAGAAGGATGCCGCCCTGGAGCGCCGGTTCCAGCCGATCGTCGTCGATGAGCCCACCCCCGAGGAAGCGATCCTCATCCTGAAGGGGCTTCGGGATCGCTATGAGGCGCATCACCGGGTGAAAATCACCGACGAGGCGATCATCCAGGCGGTTCGGCTGTCGGACCGGTATATCACGGACCGCTATCTCCCCGATAAGGCGATCGACCTGATTGACGAAGCAGCCTCCAAAGTGCGCCTCCGCTCCTATACGGTTCCCCCGGAGCTGAAGGAACTGGAGCAAAAGCTGGAGGCCATCAAAAAGGAAAAGGACGCCGCGGTGCAAAGCCAGGAGTTTGAAAAGGCGGCTTCTCTCCGCGACAAGGAGCAAAAGCTGAGGGAAGAGCTGGAGATTACCCGCAACCGCTGGAAAGAGGATCAGGGCAAAACCGATTCGGAAGTGACGACGGAGGATATCGCCGAAGTGGTGGCCAGCTGGACGGGGATTCCCGTGCGCAAGTTGGCGGAGGAAGAATCGGAGCGCCTCCTGAAAATGGAGGAAATCCTGCACCAGCGGGTGATCGGCCAGGAAGAAGCCGTCAAAGCGGTTGCCCGGGCGATCCGTCGGGCTCGGGCCGGGCTGAAGGATCCCAAGCGGCCCATCGGCTCCTTCATCTTCCTCGGTCCGACGGGCGTCGGGAAGACGGAGCTGGCCCGGGCTTTGGCCGAGGCGTTGTTCGGCGACGAGGACGCGATGATTCGCATCGACATGTCCGAATATATGGAGAAGCATTCCACCGCGCGGCTGGTGGGGGCGCCCCCGGGATACGTGGGCTACGACGAAGGGGGACAGCTTACCGAAAAGGTGCGGCGCAAGCCCTATTCGGTGGTTCTCTTCGATGAAGTGGAAAAAGCCCACCCCGAGGTGTTCAACATCCTGCTGCAGGTGCTCGAAGACGGACGCCTTACCGACGGGAAGGGGCGCACCGTCGATTTCCGCAACACGGTGATCATCATGACCTCCAACGTGGGGGCGAGCACCATCCGCAAAAACTCCCGGTTGGGCTTCACCGCCGGGGATGATACCGACTATGAGAATATGAAGGAAAACGTTCTGCAGGAGTTGAAGCGCACCTTCCGTCCCGAGTTTCTCAACCGGATCGACGACGTGATCGTCTTCCATCCCCTGGAGGAAGTCCACCTGCAGCAGATCGTCTCGCTGATGGCCGAGGAACTGCGGAAGCGCCTGAAGGAGCAGGACATCGATTTCATCCTGACCGAAGAAGCCAAGAAACATTTGGCCAAAGAAGGGTACGATCCCACCTACGGAGCCCGTCCCCTGCGCCGGGTGATCCAGAAGCACATCGAGGACCGGCTTTCCGAAGCGCTGCTTAGCGGCACGATCAAGCGGGGCGACACCGTTCGCATCGACGTGAAGGACGGAAAACTGGTCGTGGAGGGGAACGAGCTCAGCCCTTCGCGGCAATGA